A stretch of DNA from Globicephala melas chromosome 19, mGloMel1.2, whole genome shotgun sequence:
atccaaaatattatcatttcgatatgtaatcaatataaaaataatgaggtaTTTTACAATCCTTTTTTCTTACTAAGTCTTTGAAGTCTGGTATGTGTTTTATACTTTAtagcacatctcagttcagatGCTTAATTTTCAACGCATAAAATGAAATGTAGTGCTACCAAAACAATACAGCTGTGTttaatgacaaaatattttacactgctacagtttaaaattttaagttacttaaaatttataaagttaaaaaaaattccccagttgcACTaatcacatttcaaatgctcaagtCACAGGTACTTCCCAGATACCATACTGGACAGTACAGGCCTGGAGGAAGAGCATTCTAGGTAGAggggacagcaagtgcaaaggccctgaggtagaagTGTGCCTGGCGCGTGGGAAAGCCAGTGTGGTTGGAGTGCGAGAATGGAAGGAGGTAAGGTGAGAGAGGCAGTAGGGCCAGATCAGGTGAGGCCTTGTGGACCACAGTGAGGACTTCTAGTTTGAGTAAGATGGGCACTGGAGGGGCTTTTGTTGTGTCAGGTTTCATTCTGATAATTTTTGAACTTgtacaaaaggagaaagaatagcATTACAAGTCCTTGTGAACTCATCACTGGCTCCAAATATTATCAACTCAGGGCCAATCCCGTTTAATGCTCCCAGGTGCTCACTCCCCTCTTCCTAGATTACTACTTTGAAGTCAATTCTAGACATTGTACCTTTCTATTCACCAGCAATTCATGGACCATCTCCAGAAGATcgattctgttttaaaatttaatcacggaattccctggcggtccagtggttaagactccatgctttcattgCCGAGcttgcgggttcgatccctggtcggggaactttagatcccacaagctgtgctgcgtgtgccccccccccccgcaaaaaatcCAATCACAACGCTCTTACTactataaaaaaaattctagtcaTTCCTCTACATCACTTACGCCTAGGATGTCACTATTTGAGGGAGGGAGCTCAGCAGGAGTGCTGGGAATTTGAGGGTGTGGCTGGCTCCTCATCCTCATCAGGTACTGTGAGTTTCCCAGAATTCCCCAAGGCCCCACTGGGCCACCTCATGCACCTGGTCGCCCCTTTGGGACCACTGAGCTTGTGACCCAAGACAGGAACATATTCTAGTGACCCATCACTCCCAATAGGGTGGAGATCAGAATCTGTAAGGGAGAGCAGATGTTATTATTTCAAAGgtcagaaatttaatttaaattgattGTTAAATCTGCGAAGAAGGTATGCATGAGAGATTTATAAAGTCTCAGAAGATGCAGGCTTTACTCTTCTCAAATCTCTTGTAAAAATGTATCCTCTGTGTGAAGATCTCTGGTGCCCAAAGAGGAATGACCAGTGATATGACCATTGTcttttttgtaactttttgttttgtttcaaattaCTGAAAAGCTTTAAGATGAGTACAACAAACCCCCATATACCCTTTACCCACATTCACATAAAATGTTAACACTTTACCCCATGGGCTTCACCATTCACACTCTCACtaatatatatgtgcacataatTTGGAACCATATGAGAGTAAGTTGTAGACATGATACTTTTAattcctaaatacttcagtgtataGTTCTTAAGATCAAAAGTACAGATCTTATACAACTAGAGTACAGTTATTGgaatcaggaaatttaaaaactcaattcAAGTCTATTATTAACCCACAATCCATATTCCAAGCCGCTTAAGTCCTTTATAGCAATTTTCTTAGATCAGGAGATTCTTTTAACAGACAGGTTGAGAGGCACTGACCCTGTGCCTTAGAAGAGTGAAAAACACAGCAGCAGACACAGAGATTACCAACGGGGGGGCTTTAACGTCAGCACTGAAGTGAGGTGGTTTATTTGGGATGTGATCCCAGGAGGCAGGAGTTagggagtggggagagtgagACAGGGCAGGGTAAAATCAAAAAACGTGCTCATGGAGTGATAGCCACTGTGAGCAACTGGGGCTCAGTCCCATGGAGGCACCTTGTAGAACACATTTCATTTGTCCCACCAGACAACAGGCACTTATCCAGTGACTGCTGTCCcccacaggctgtagtttgctcCTAAGGGTATTAACCCACCCCCCATAATTCCCCAAAAGCCCTCAAGCAGAGAAGCAGAGATGCAGGGGCTCAGAGCAGGAAGCTGGCTGCCTCTTGGGAACCCTCCTCTGCAGCTACAAGTGGGGTTGGGACATCATCACCTGCTGCCACATGTATTTAATTCACTGTATCATTATAACAGCCACAGGAGGGAGGCACTATTAgtatgcccattttgcagatacgGGtgttgaggcacaaagaggttaaatcACTTGCCTCCGATCATGTAATCAGTAAGTGTTGAAACTGCGATTCAAACCTAGGCATTCCAGTTCCAGGGTCCATGCTCTTAATCACTGCTCACTCACCTACAACCTCCTCCCTCAAATCAGGCAATCCCCTCCCTCATCCTCTCTACCAGACAAACTCCATTCCTCTGTAATACCCAAGTGAATGTCTCCCTTCCTGACCGGGATACCCAGCCCCAGTGAGAACTCAATCATTGCCTGCAGCCCTGCCAGAAGCTCCCATCCTGGAGCTTATTAAGGCTCAAGATCTTGGAGCCAGGAGTgagcaagaggaagaggagggaaatgtAATGGGGGCTGGATAGGTAGGACTTAACCCCTTAAGCCACTTTcaagactttggcttttactccaAAATGGAGTCAGGCCAGGATTAACAGCATCACCCTGgccaaagaaactgaggcagagagacgAACATGGCCGTGGAGGCCAAGCACCAACCAGAGACAAAGCTGAAGTAGAAGTCACTTGCGTGAACAGcacagcctgtgctctggggCACTCCAGGGCCCAGCATTTCTCCCCTCGCCCTCTCCAGGCCTTTACCCACACTGGTCCCCCTGCTTGGAAGCCTATCCCTACATTCTGGCAAATACTTTATAATTCTTTAAACTGCACCCCAACTTTATTACTATTTGGGTTCCTGCCTCCCCCACTGGGATTGGGGCAGAGACTGTGTTTCTCTTCTGTCCGTACTACCTTTGATCTGAGGCCTGGGCTCCTTTCCTGaggtcctcctcctcctctcaacTGCATTCAACTGCTTTCCACTTATTTAACCGACATCAGTGCAACTACAGCTGAGGGCTGCAAAGTGCAGTACTCCAGAGAATACCTAGGGCAGGTCTATGGGGGGAGGTATGCCTGTGGCCTTTGGGTCCGCctctcctccccaacccctcaGCCTTGCTAACAAAAATCCCAGCTTGTAGCTGAGGCTGGACTCCTCAGCCACGTTTGAGGGCCCCACTACTACCTCAGGGGTTACCAGCCAGGTCTCCTCAGCTCCACTATTCCTCTCCTGCCTCATTACCCTCCATTAAGGAGTCTACTGGGGGTTCTTTGGGGTCAAGCCAGGCTGGGTCCCCTCCATGGATCTGCCCAGGAGAGAGAACTATGCGGCTCCAACCAACCTGCCATTCTAGAGGGCTCCAGAGGGGAAGAGACAGCTCCCCACACCCATCCCTTGCCAGAGGGTCACtagttggtgtgtgtgtgtgtgtgcctcttcAAAAATCCCCCCAAACATTAAATCTTTAAGACCACCAACAGGGAAGTAAGCACATCCCCAATTTTATTGCCTTTTTGTCCAACAGTCCTGAGCAGGGAAAGGGGCAGGAATCGGGAGTCCTCCTCAGAAGTATCACGTAGAGGTCTTGAGGGGGTCTTTAATTGATTAGCTGGGGTGAGAGACTCCCTACCCGCTTCCTCATCGATCCTAGTTTGTCACAATGGGCGAAAGATTTTTCTAAGGGGATTTCAGGCTTCTCACCGGCCATCAGGGCATCTTCCCAAACTCCTCAGCAAAAAAGTCTGCTCTCCTCATAGTTACAACGAAGGGAGTCTCCTTGAGGAGCCAGGAGTGGTATGTTCTCCCGGGTCTAGAGAAGGGcgtgtctgtctctttctgtccaACAGCGGGGCGTCCTGGCTCCCCAAGGCCTTCGGGTAAGTAGCTCTCAGCTTGACAGTCCAGCCAGCCGGCGACCCAGGCTGCCCCAAGCCCTCATGGGTAAGTTTGACCCGTTACCATACATCGGACAAAGTCGAGCATCTCTCGCCATCGCACCCTACGTCGCCAGGAGGGCTCTTCAATTCCCCCAATCTGTCGATCTGGTCTCTCAAGACCTCTCACCTTCCATCAGGCCGGTTCCCCGGTCCCCCCACGCAGTCAGGCGGGCCCCCGGTTCCCCTGAGCCACCGGGTGACGGTCACCGTCCATCCGGCGCGGTCTTCGGTACCCCCATGCTGTCCAGCGGTCTCCTTGGGCCGTCACCTTCGTCAGGTGGGGTCCCTGGGGCCCCCGCGCCGGGGGACTCCTCAGTCGGGCCCCGCGTACTCACAAAGGCACCCATGGCCGTGGCGTGACCCGAGCGTAGCAGCTGAAGCTGGCGCCGTCCGCGGCGGTACAGGTACTCGATGCGCAGTACGTCGGAGCGTGGCAGGCGAGCGTGCTGCCGGAACTCGGCCCGCACCCGCGACTCGGCGCCCGGCTTTCCGTGCCCGGCGCGCAGCAACTCGCGGTACAGACTCAGAACTTGTCTCTGAAGCCGGCTGTGCCGGCTCATGGTAGCAGCTGGGCCGCGGGCTCACACAGCTGACGCCCCACCGAGTGGCGCGGCAGAACAGTTGGGAAAAGCGGTGAAACGCGACAACTGACGCTTCCGCCACCCACACCCAGCTTTGCGGCGCCGTCGCGTCCCATAGGTTGTCGCTGCTGCCACGTCACAATGTTGTGAGTAAGGGGCGGAGCTTCTGGTTCACTGGCCCGCCCCACAGGAAATCAGTGTCCTTTAGAGGACGGTACTTCTGAGGGCCTGGATGAGGAGGGCGCTAGGCGCTGAGGCTCTTAGGTTTGGGGTCGGAAGGGACCAGGGGATCCTGACCTGACTCTTGGGTCCTGCGAGTGGAGAGAGCTAGAGGTTGGAGCCCTTGTGTGCCTCAGGGCTCTGGGGGCACTGGGAGAGAGAAGACAGGCACAGGCATGCTTTTGTCCTCATTTATTAAAGCAATCTAGGGAAGCTCCATGCGTTCCCACCCGCAGAGCAGGTGTGCGTCGAGGGTCCCAACCCTGGGGACGGGCAGAGGGACGGGGTCACGCGGTGAAGTGTTGGGTCACAGCCGGCAGGACAAGCTTCTCGGTGCTGAGAAGATGGCGTGAGAGATGGTGTGGGCTGTAAGCCCCCAGACGCAGCCTGTAGCGCAGG
This window harbors:
- the SDHAF1 gene encoding succinate dehydrogenase assembly factor 1, mitochondrial → MSRHSRLQRQVLSLYRELLRAGHGKPGAESRVRAEFRQHARLPRSDVLRIEYLYRRGRRQLQLLRSGHATAMGAFVSTRGPTEESPGAGAPGTPPDEGDGPRRPLDSMGVPKTAPDGR